A single Bufo bufo chromosome 6, aBufBuf1.1, whole genome shotgun sequence DNA region contains:
- the CHMP4B gene encoding LOW QUALITY PROTEIN: charged multivesicular body protein 4b (The sequence of the model RefSeq protein was modified relative to this genomic sequence to represent the inferred CDS: deleted 1 base in 1 codon) yields MSVFGKLFGTGGKGGKGPSPQEAIQKLRDTEEMLAKKQEFLEKKIEQELTTARKHGTKNKRAALQALKRKKRYEKQLAQIDGTLSTIEFQREALENANTNTEVLKNMGYAAKAMKAAHDNMDIDKVDELMQDIADQQELAQEISDAISKPVGFADDFDEDELIAELEELEQEELDKNLLEVHGPETVPLPNVPAASLPAKPVKKKQEEDDDDMRELENWAAV; encoded by the exons ATGTCGGTGTTTGGGAAGCTGTTCGGCACCGGGGGTAAGGGTGGCAAAGGCCCCAGCCCCCAGGAGGCCATCCAGAAGCTGCGGGACACCGAGGAGATGCTGGCCAAGAAGCAGGAGTTTCTGGAGAAGAAAATCGAGCAGGAGCTGACGACGGCGAGGAAGCACGGC ACCAAGAACAAGAGAG CTGCCCTACAAGCCCTTAAACGTAAGAAGAGATACGAGAAACAGTTGGCGCAGATTGACGGGACGTTATCCACCATTGAATTCCAGAGGGAAGCCTTAGAAAATGCCAACACGAACACGGAAGTCCTGAAGAACATGGGCTATGCCGCTAAAGCCATGAAAGCTGCTCATGACAACAT GGATATTGATAAAGTGGATGAACTCATGCAAGATATTGCTGACCAGCAGGAGTTGGCCCAGGAGATCTCCGACGCAATCTCGAAACCCGTTGGCTTTGCTGACGATTTTGATGAG GATGAATTGATTGCGGAGTTGGAAGAACTAGAACAGGAGGAACTAGACAAGAATCTTCTGGAGGTCCACGGCCCAGAAACTGTACCCCTTCCAAATGTGCCTGCTGCTTCTCTACCTGCAAAGCCCG TCAAGAAGAAGCAAGAGGAGGATGATGACGACATGAGAGAACTAGAAAACTGGGCCGCAGTGTAA